In Lathyrus oleraceus cultivar Zhongwan6 chromosome 2, CAAS_Psat_ZW6_1.0, whole genome shotgun sequence, the DNA window GCACGCAACACAACACTCAACACATTTCTTTAACATAACATAGTACACATGCCTCACTGTTCAGGCTGCTATAACAACAATCTATAAATACTTCAAGATACAAAAACACAAATATAAACTCATCTTCTAATAATTGAATCTTATTTTTTCTCTAACTCCAATACTTTTACAACTATGGAAGCTTATTCCACCACCTCTTATCCTACATCTAAGTCTCAAAGTAATTCACTACTCAACTCCGTGAGAAAAACACAACCTAAACCATGGAAAAAAACTTCAGTAATTGCTCCACAACCATCAACAGCTATTAGGGTTTATGAGGTGGATGTTATGAATTTCCGAGAGCTGGTTCAACAACTCACCGGTGCACCGGAATTCAAGCCTCgtcatcatcatcaacaacaatttgTTAATAATACATCGATAACTCCAACAGTTTCAACTGATTGGAACAAAGGGGTGCAGTTTCATGAGAGTAGTGATAGGACAGAGCAACAAGGTTTGTTGGAGTTGAATTTGTCGTCACCGTCTTCTTATAGTTGGTATTCTTCTCTGTGATGAAGATTGGTACAGAATAGTGACCGATTGAGAAGAAACTTATTACATCTTGTTATGTTTGTTGAATTGGATTATGACGGCAAGTAATAAAATGGAAGAGAtgaaatttattttattttaatttaatatatgCTTAATTAAAAGCACGTTAATAGAACTTGTGTCATTGTTATTCAGCTATAAGTTTAATGTTGATGCAGAATGCTTTATTTTTTTTGGACTCTATAATGCAAAATGCTAGTTTTTTATGCAAACTTGTTCCTATTCATTTTTCAAGATTGCGGGAGTAATATAATAAAGAATGATGAAGAGACATGTTAGAAGTGTACATGAATGATATAATAGAAAAATTTGCTAAGGAAGAAACCCATATTATTTAAAAGTTGTGTTTAAAGAGGTCTGAAAGCATAATGTGATTGAATTTGAAGAAGTGTACGTTCGACATTTGAATAGAGAATTTTTTGGGATAATAGCTCACTAAGAGAGGGGGATTGATGTTGAGAATGTAATTTTTTGTGTCGAAACATGTTGTTCGACAGAAGTAAAGAGTTGTCAAAATGTTGAAGAATTGTATCTCGACATAGTTTTGACTTAgctttatttttttgttttagcAATGTTAGTTAGGATATTTAGAGATTGTTTGGTGTGCAAGCAATCTCAGTCTATAAATAGCGAGTAACCCTATCATTGTAAAGTGTGAATAATATTGAGATTGCAAAGTAAAGAGCAGAAGTTTCTCTGTAGAATTTACAACTTTTCTTCTTCCCTTATTcgttgaaaccctaatttctcttTATTTCCCAAattcattttttcttttcttctttcatTATCAATCGTGTAGTAGAATCATCTTGCAATCAAGGTTGGTGTATTAACTTAAGTaaagagtgaagaacaagagaAGTATTCAATtagaaagattgattcagaatTCTCCATAGGTTTGGTGTAATTTCAACATTTGATATCTGCAGCACTGACTGTGTGATTCTTGGGAAGCATAGTGCAATGAATCATCTGAATGGGTATTTTCTTGTGGATCTCGCAATTCTGAAGTATCAGAATTacgagaattggtgcaagcaaATGAAGATTGTTTTCTGCAATCAAGATATTTGGGATCTTCTGAAGGAGGGAGTGACACCACTTGCAGAAAATACGACGGATGAACAAAAGCCTGCATACAAAGAATTGAAGAAATATAAAACTCTCTTTATGATTCATCAATGCATTGATTTAGATAATTTCGAAAAGGTTAATGATTAGAATCAACGAAAGAAGCATGAGAAATATTGGAGAAATTGTTTGGAGGGGCAAAAAAGGTtaaagaggtgaggttacaaactcataaaagaacatatgaattgcttcagatggaagaaaGTGAAAGCATAACTATTTTCTTCATCAGGGATATGAAACTAGTGAATAAAATCAAGATAGTGGAGAAGCgttgacatcaagatcagttgtcgcaaagatcttgaggtcgttggctccaaagtaCGACCACATGGTTGTAGACATAAAAGAGTCGAAAGATTTATCAACAATGACAAAGGAAGAGTTTCAAGGAatgcttgaatctcatgaacaaaaAATGACTGAAAGAGTTACAAGAAATTGAAAGAACGATATGGCGTTGTAGGCACAATcaacaagagaaaagaaaggcaAAGGGAAATGGTTCGATATTAAAGTTAGATAATGCTACAATAATTCGACTGGCAAAGGAAACCAGCAAGAAGGAAATGCGTCGAACTAGAGAATACCTTCATACCAAAGTAACCACAGATGTGGTGCTGCTAGTAGAGGAAGAGGAGGTAGACGAAAACCTAACAAAAGTCATATTTAGTGTTTCAATTGTCAAAAGTATGGTCACTACTATAATGATTATCCTGAAAAATATAAGAATTAAGAAACTAATGAAAAGCTGgcaaagcatgaagaagaagagatgttgttgatggtcacaacaagagatgaagaaagattcaAGGATCAATGGTACTTGGATTtaggatgctcatcacacatgactggtaggaaagaTTGGTCTGTCAACATAAAACCCTCGATGAAGAACATGGTGAATTTTTCAAATTACAATACTCTAGCATCTGAAGGTATTAGTGATGTTCtaattatgaggaaagatggaaaaatgtcagtaatttccaatgtatTGTATATATCAGGCATGAaaagtaatttgctcagcatatgacagttggtcgaaaagaactacaaagtgtCAGTTAAAGACAAAATGATGAAAGTTCTCGACTCAGATGGATGGTTAATCTTGAAGGCTCTCATGTCTCAGAGTAAAACCTTAAGGATTAAATTTAATTTGATGGAGCACAAGTGCCTTGCAACTGCATCTAGCAGAGAGGAATGAATATGACACTATAGACTTGGTCATATCAACTTTAAAGACATTAGAGATCTAAAAAGAAGAAATATAGTTTCAAGGTTACTAggacattccaaatgaagtgtgtgaggaatgtgtgcaggcaaagtaacacaagaacaacttcagcaaggatgcaggaagcaagtcgaagggaaatcttgaaatcatatactctgatgtgtgtggtcctatctaggtggatttgattggaggtaacatatactttgtcacattcatagatgattttgTTCAAAAACTATGGACTCACCTGATCAATAAAaaaagtgaagtgattgaggtatttgccaagtttaaatctatgaTCGAAAGAAAAAGTGTTGAAAgctcaagattctgaggactaatggtggtggagaatatgcGTCAAAATACTTTGACACATAATGTGAGAAAGAAGGGATCATGCATGAGttggtgccaccctacactccaaAACCAAATGGAACTACTGAAAGGAAGAATAGAACAATCATGAATATGGTAAGAAGTATGTTGAAAtgcaagcatctacccaaagaattatggggagaagtcGTGTCAACTGCAACATATATTTTGATAAGATGTCCAACAAAAAGCCTAGAAGGAATCacaccagaagaatgttggtctagTGTCAAGCCTAGCTTAAGTCATATAAAATATTTGGATTTGTAGCATATAGACATGTGCCTGATAAGTTAAGAAGAAAACTTAGTGACAAGTTAAGTCAaatgatcctaataggatatcattcgtctggaggatacaagttgttcgacccatAGAATAAGCAAGTAGTGATTAGTATGTACATGATCATAGATGGGCTTAAGGAATGAGATTGGAATGAAAATGTCAAGAAGTATTCAATAAGAGTCATATGTGAAGAACCAACAAGTGAAGTTGaaagagaagtttgacaagaagaagtcATATGTCAAGCAAGTATAAGCAGACCTtaaagaacaagacacatgcctgaAAGGTTTCAAGAATGTGTAATTACATCAGATAATATGGTCGATGatgaaggtgagctggtacactatGATTTCAATGCAGATGTCAAACCAGTCAATGAAATTGAGGCATTGGAggattcgaagtggatgaaagcaatgaatgaggaactgaagtccatcaaagtcaacaacacttggtcacttgtcgaacTTCCTCAAGGCAAGAAGGCAATCAATGTAAAATTTATACACAAGGTGAAGTTAAATCCCAAATGAGAAGTAACTCGGCACAAGGcaagacttgtggcgaaaggatttcgtcaaaaagaaggaatcgacttcaACTAAGTTTTTTCACTTTTTGCTAGGATCGAAATAATCAGGTTAGTTATTGGTATAAAAAATCTGAACAACTAACatatgtgtcagatggatgtgaaatgtgaattcctgaatgaccccttagatgaagaagtttatgttgcatAACCAGTTGAG includes these proteins:
- the LOC127120499 gene encoding VQ motif-containing protein 29, producing the protein MEAYSTTSYPTSKSQSNSLLNSVRKTQPKPWKKTSVIAPQPSTAIRVYEVDVMNFRELVQQLTGAPEFKPRHHHQQQFVNNTSITPTVSTDWNKGVQFHESSDRTEQQGLLELNLSSPSSYSWYSSL